In Methanofollis fontis, the following proteins share a genomic window:
- a CDS encoding TIM barrel protein produces MKRGYRIGAGVRSDDERTFPVLARMYEVGTIDHVQVQVIPEPAPLFHRHIERIADAGITIVIHAPHHAHGVNPCAPSAYDDRPAAEIQAWTESALAETLEAADITTADRIVLHTGRYLPGERAEAETTFAAFLDKHFDPRFILENLPSVYADYPLLGNTAEELVLLGGGRIRGYCLDFPHLYCTANYLHRPFAELLAPFADLPLRLFHLSNSRRGSITDEHLPLDHPDGGLDFTEVIPFIAQRPAIDVSLEYKQNDPAVYDEQVRAFDRIYHSVMGTAEKE; encoded by the coding sequence ATGAAGCGAGGCTACCGCATCGGCGCCGGTGTCCGGTCCGACGACGAACGCACCTTCCCGGTGCTTGCCCGGATGTATGAGGTCGGGACGATCGACCATGTCCAGGTGCAGGTGATCCCCGAACCCGCACCCCTCTTCCACCGCCACATCGAGAGAATCGCCGATGCCGGGATCACCATCGTCATCCACGCCCCGCACCATGCCCACGGCGTCAACCCCTGCGCTCCGTCTGCCTACGACGACCGACCGGCGGCTGAAATCCAGGCATGGACCGAATCGGCCCTCGCAGAGACGTTGGAGGCCGCCGACATCACCACCGCCGACCGGATCGTGCTCCATACCGGCCGTTACCTGCCGGGAGAGCGGGCAGAGGCGGAGACAACCTTCGCCGCCTTCCTGGACAAACACTTCGACCCCCGCTTCATCCTGGAAAACCTGCCGTCGGTCTATGCGGACTATCCCCTCCTCGGAAACACCGCCGAAGAACTCGTCCTACTCGGCGGGGGTCGCATCAGGGGTTACTGCCTCGATTTCCCCCACCTCTACTGCACCGCCAATTATCTCCACCGCCCTTTTGCAGAACTCCTCGCTCCCTTCGCCGATCTTCCGCTCCGCCTCTTTCACCTCTCCAACAGCAGGCGCGGCTCGATCACCGACGAGCACCTCCCCCTCGACCACCCGGACGGGGGACTCGACTTCACCGAGGTCATCCCCTTCATCGCACAGCGACCCGCCATCGACGTCAGCCTGGAGTATAAACAGAACGATCCGGCGGTTTATGACGAGCAGGTACGGGCATTCGACCGCATCTACCATTCAGTGATGGGAACGGCGGAAAAAGAATAG
- a CDS encoding calcium/sodium antiporter, with translation MILEAIIFLVGIALLVKGADLFVGGGSGLASRFGISAATIGFTVIAFGTSLPEFVVSVNAVAAGDPGIALGNVLGSNIANIALVLAICAFIRPTLVGSGGADMTEIGLMLFATALFIICAFRGVFDALAGIVMLAAFVVILTVLWQRGGVENDGEGIRSHGRRDILMTVGGLAAVVIGAQFVVDGATAIATSFGIPTIVIGLSMVAVGTSLPELATSIMAIMRREEGISVGNILGSNIFNLLFVIGVGALIAPIPVISPADILATALFSAAVVPLFLGGERFTRIWSAGLLVGYAGYIALIFNLL, from the coding sequence ATGATCCTTGAAGCAATCATATTTCTTGTGGGAATCGCCCTTCTGGTCAAGGGTGCGGACCTCTTTGTCGGCGGCGGGAGCGGTCTTGCCTCCCGCTTCGGCATCTCGGCGGCCACGATCGGGTTCACGGTCATTGCCTTTGGCACCTCCCTCCCCGAGTTCGTGGTGAGCGTCAACGCCGTCGCAGCCGGCGATCCCGGCATCGCCCTCGGCAATGTCCTCGGGAGCAACATCGCCAATATCGCCCTTGTGCTGGCCATCTGCGCCTTTATCAGGCCCACCCTCGTGGGGAGCGGAGGCGCCGACATGACCGAGATCGGGCTGATGCTCTTTGCAACGGCGCTCTTCATCATCTGTGCCTTCAGGGGCGTCTTTGATGCGCTCGCGGGCATCGTGATGCTGGCGGCCTTCGTCGTCATCCTCACCGTCCTCTGGCAGCGCGGCGGCGTGGAGAATGATGGCGAGGGTATCCGCAGTCACGGGCGCCGCGATATCCTGATGACCGTCGGCGGTCTCGCCGCTGTGGTGATCGGGGCACAGTTCGTCGTCGACGGCGCCACGGCGATCGCCACATCCTTCGGCATACCGACGATCGTGATCGGGCTCTCGATGGTGGCGGTCGGCACCTCCCTGCCCGAACTCGCCACCTCCATCATGGCCATCATGCGGAGGGAGGAGGGGATCTCGGTCGGCAACATCCTGGGGAGCAATATCTTCAACCTGCTGTTCGTAATCGGCGTGGGCGCCCTCATCGCACCTATCCCGGTCATCAGCCCGGCTGACATCCTTGCCACCGCCCTCTTCTCGGCGGCGGTCGTCCCCCTGTTTCTCGGGGGCGAACGCTTCACCCGCATCTGGTCGGCCGGACTTCTGGTCGGTTATGCCGGGTATATCGCCCTGATCTTCAACCTCCTCTAG
- a CDS encoding uroporphyrinogen-III synthase gives MLIAITRLAEKAGKDAGVCAAFGHTCYTVSPLRAEVIGDEVERFVEEANRGAFDCIFFTSALPAAIVAPLLDLPHPVRLVAIGPQTARTLVEFGLSPETLPSFYSADFAPHIGEWLRGKRVGIPRAAVPNPDLLSSIRAAGGEACEYPCYDLIPSGEDLDTGRADAVLFTSASSFREARWSRRSGQIVIAIGRVTARAMEEGDVVPDVVGDGSLSGTLEALNTHTGAADV, from the coding sequence ATGTTGATCGCGATCACCCGTCTGGCCGAGAAGGCAGGGAAGGACGCCGGCGTCTGCGCGGCATTCGGGCACACATGCTATACCGTCTCGCCCCTCAGGGCCGAGGTCATCGGGGACGAGGTGGAGCGATTTGTAGAGGAGGCAAACCGGGGAGCATTCGACTGCATCTTCTTCACATCCGCCCTCCCCGCAGCGATCGTGGCGCCGCTGCTTGACCTGCCCCACCCGGTCAGGCTTGTGGCGATCGGTCCGCAAACGGCGCGGACACTTGTTGAGTTCGGTCTGTCGCCCGAAACCCTGCCGTCCTTTTATTCCGCCGATTTCGCCCCCCATATCGGGGAATGGCTCCGAGGAAAACGGGTGGGCATCCCGAGGGCGGCGGTCCCGAACCCTGACCTGCTCTCCTCCATCAGGGCGGCGGGGGGGGAGGCCTGCGAGTACCCCTGCTATGACCTCATACCCTCCGGGGAGGACCTGGACACCGGACGGGCAGACGCCGTGCTGTTCACGAGCGCCTCCTCTTTCAGGGAGGCGCGCTGGAGTCGCCGCTCAGGGCAGATCGTCATCGCCATCGGACGGGTGACGGCGCGGGCGATGGAGGAGGGCGATGTCGTCCCGGACGTGGTGGGGGACGGATCCCTCTCCGGAACCCTGGAGGCCCTGAACACCCACACAGGAGCGGCCGATGTCTGA
- a CDS encoding tripartite tricarboxylate transporter permease: MIAPLIAGTLAGAALGAVSGLVPGVHANTMAGLLLSVSPLLVGTLGTPVLAAALVAALVTHTFLDCVPSTFLGVPDADTAVMVLPAHALCLEGRASEAVRLSAVGSACAVLWALPLSALFILLLPSLQPAIDWGIGLILLVVACYLVVFSESPSWSAGIFCVSGLLGLFAFRYSYLAWNGGSSVLMPLLSGLFGVAVLLSAAEGRMPPQERIASLPPVRSLVRTSLAGSAAGAIVGWLPGLSNAAANAVLASVIDYGDERRGYIVATSAANTANAFIGLAALYAIGRMRNGVMAALGTLTLPSYPMLLLAGVLAAAVAFGLTLLLSGTAGIFSKMPLRHLNRIVILFVVVLSFLLCGPFGLFILGAATLIGRVPALVEVRRVSCMGAVMVPVILSSLGVAVL, translated from the coding sequence GTGATCGCCCCCCTCATCGCCGGCACGCTGGCCGGCGCCGCCCTCGGTGCCGTCAGCGGTCTTGTCCCCGGCGTTCATGCGAATACGATGGCCGGCCTCCTCCTCTCGGTATCCCCCCTGCTCGTCGGGACGCTCGGCACGCCTGTTCTGGCGGCAGCGCTCGTCGCCGCCCTGGTCACCCATACCTTCCTGGACTGCGTCCCCTCCACCTTTCTCGGGGTGCCGGACGCCGATACGGCGGTGATGGTCCTCCCCGCCCATGCCCTCTGTCTCGAGGGGCGGGCGTCCGAAGCGGTGCGCCTCTCGGCCGTCGGCAGCGCATGCGCCGTTCTCTGGGCGCTCCCCCTCTCCGCCCTCTTCATCCTTCTCCTGCCCTCCCTCCAGCCCGCCATCGACTGGGGGATTGGTCTGATCCTGCTGGTCGTCGCCTGTTACCTCGTCGTCTTCTCAGAGTCCCCCTCGTGGTCGGCGGGGATCTTCTGTGTCTCCGGGTTGCTCGGGTTGTTTGCCTTCCGCTATTCATATCTGGCATGGAACGGCGGGAGTTCGGTGCTCATGCCCCTTCTCTCCGGTCTCTTCGGCGTCGCCGTCCTGCTATCGGCGGCAGAAGGGAGGATGCCGCCGCAGGAGCGGATTGCCTCCCTCCCGCCCGTTCGCTCCCTCGTCCGCACCTCCCTTGCCGGTTCGGCGGCGGGCGCGATCGTCGGTTGGCTGCCGGGCCTCTCCAATGCCGCGGCAAATGCCGTGCTGGCATCGGTGATCGACTACGGGGACGAGCGGCGCGGTTATATCGTGGCAACGAGTGCGGCGAACACGGCGAACGCCTTCATCGGGCTTGCTGCCCTGTATGCGATCGGGAGGATGAGAAACGGGGTGATGGCGGCCCTCGGCACCCTCACCCTCCCGTCCTATCCGATGCTGCTCCTCGCCGGCGTGCTTGCCGCCGCCGTCGCCTTCGGGCTGACTCTTCTCCTCTCGGGGACGGCTGGAATCTTCTCAAAAATGCCGCTCCGTCACCTGAACCGCATCGTGATCCTGTTTGTGGTCGTCCTTTCCTTTCTGCTCTGCGGCCCCTTCGGGCTCTTCATCCTGGGCGCCGCCACCCTGATCGGGCGGGTGCCGGCCCTTGTCGAGGTGCGACGCGTCTCCTGCATGGGAGCGGTGATGGTGCCGGTGATCCTCTCCTCCCTGGGCGTGGCGGTGCTCTAG
- a CDS encoding MEMAR_RS02690 family S-layer glycoprotein, whose product MKSTSRMMVVAAVLLVAAAAFVMPAAARAVVNGDTIFDYESGLDLTAFAANGNQLAKYTDDDPAKGQIFSIPIANAASLDLTAIDLQGNYGTYFLVQNTLNKVYIRDPTVVFGAVLENDITSSIAGKTVTKNTPIAFQFDATEVGTYLTTATVKVELKTPGGGVLTEIPDRLGVLQSFTNHALNAPRTYIRNIDISQLEAGTYSAQAKWQTPGGFSDYATNSNSVSFTVASKEIAIESNKENVVRNNPFVVTVTGDSKTNYYLYIKDASVAAAQYPTIKPGQPSVTITNVAFAGAVDPAADTLANGERATVAGVYVASTAAVVATDAGGKRSIEFATTSQTDDKTFTIKVVDPSDASKYDEVKVKIEEGEVTITAEGAGSYYLGEEVKLSGTNTDSDNVYLFMTGPNLGDGNGVQLNDVTKPASGGNYVQRAVESDDTWEYRWDTAALANTGSVLDAGTYTVYAASNNVDSNGVNVDKSHLSGVKYQTFSVVLKSPYLSLDDIGAVVAKGDKLKLTGVAEGKPDQVQIWIFGKNYRLLGATASVEDDGTFEYTLERADTQNLATGQYYVVVQHPMTDGVFNVFAVAPGSTTVFTISNDWSLTVVDLGGLSASEGATALVDMINSPNCDDTYRKVSFNLEEAWIRIDSIGDKAVGDKFTISGTTNLAVGDDLTVDVTSASFQPTSKDEATSFSGASGTVTVAEGTDYNTWSFDVDASNFKADQYSVTVESVDADVTQSATFNVLEAPATTTAPVTTAPVTTAPVTTAPVTTAATTPVTQPGFGALISLIGLGAVAVLVMRRN is encoded by the coding sequence ATGAAGAGTACATCCAGAATGATGGTTGTCGCCGCCGTGCTGCTCGTAGCCGCCGCCGCATTTGTCATGCCGGCCGCTGCCCGTGCAGTCGTCAATGGAGACACCATCTTTGACTATGAGTCTGGTCTTGACCTTACTGCCTTCGCGGCGAACGGCAACCAGCTCGCAAAGTACACCGACGACGATCCGGCCAAGGGTCAGATCTTCTCGATCCCGATCGCCAACGCGGCTAGCCTCGATCTGACCGCGATCGACCTGCAGGGTAACTACGGTACCTACTTCCTCGTGCAGAACACGTTGAACAAGGTTTATATCCGTGACCCGACGGTTGTCTTTGGTGCGGTTCTCGAGAACGACATCACCTCGTCCATCGCCGGCAAGACCGTGACCAAGAACACGCCCATTGCCTTCCAGTTCGATGCGACCGAGGTCGGTACCTATCTCACGACCGCAACCGTGAAGGTCGAGCTCAAGACCCCCGGCGGTGGTGTCCTCACTGAGATCCCCGACAGGTTAGGTGTTCTCCAGTCCTTCACAAACCACGCTCTGAACGCTCCGAGGACCTACATCCGGAACATCGACATCAGCCAGCTCGAGGCAGGCACCTACTCCGCTCAGGCGAAGTGGCAGACTCCGGGCGGCTTCTCTGACTACGCAACCAACTCCAACTCGGTGAGCTTCACTGTCGCCTCCAAGGAGATCGCCATCGAGTCCAACAAGGAGAACGTCGTCAGGAACAACCCGTTCGTCGTGACCGTCACCGGTGACTCCAAGACGAACTACTACCTCTACATCAAGGACGCCAGCGTTGCAGCGGCCCAGTACCCGACCATCAAGCCGGGTCAGCCGTCCGTGACCATCACCAACGTTGCCTTTGCAGGCGCTGTTGACCCCGCCGCAGACACCCTCGCCAACGGTGAGCGTGCAACTGTTGCCGGTGTCTACGTCGCCTCCACCGCTGCTGTCGTCGCTACCGACGCAGGCGGCAAGCGCTCCATTGAGTTCGCAACCACCTCCCAGACCGACGACAAGACCTTCACGATCAAGGTCGTCGACCCGTCCGACGCCTCCAAGTACGATGAGGTGAAGGTCAAGATTGAGGAGGGTGAGGTCACCATCACCGCCGAGGGCGCAGGTTCCTACTACCTCGGTGAGGAGGTCAAGCTCTCCGGTACCAACACCGACTCCGACAACGTCTACCTCTTCATGACCGGCCCGAACCTCGGTGACGGCAACGGTGTGCAGCTTAACGACGTTACCAAGCCCGCCTCTGGCGGCAACTACGTCCAGCGTGCTGTCGAGTCCGACGACACCTGGGAATACCGCTGGGACACCGCCGCCCTTGCAAACACCGGCTCCGTCCTTGACGCGGGTACCTACACCGTCTACGCTGCCTCCAACAACGTTGACAGCAACGGTGTCAACGTTGACAAGTCCCACCTCTCCGGCGTGAAGTACCAGACCTTCTCGGTCGTTCTGAAGTCCCCGTACCTCTCGCTCGATGACATCGGTGCAGTCGTTGCAAAGGGCGACAAGCTGAAGCTCACCGGCGTTGCCGAGGGCAAGCCCGACCAGGTCCAGATCTGGATCTTCGGCAAGAACTACCGCCTGCTCGGTGCGACCGCCTCTGTTGAGGACGACGGCACCTTCGAGTACACTCTCGAGCGTGCGGACACCCAGAACCTGGCTACCGGCCAGTACTACGTGGTCGTCCAGCACCCGATGACCGACGGCGTCTTCAACGTCTTCGCCGTCGCCCCGGGCTCGACCACCGTCTTCACCATCTCCAACGACTGGTCTCTTACCGTCGTTGACCTCGGTGGTCTGTCCGCCTCTGAGGGCGCAACCGCTCTCGTCGACATGATCAACTCGCCGAACTGTGACGACACCTACCGCAAGGTCTCCTTCAACCTCGAAGAGGCCTGGATCAGGATCGACTCCATCGGCGACAAGGCAGTTGGCGACAAGTTCACCATCTCCGGCACCACCAACCTGGCCGTCGGCGATGACCTGACCGTCGACGTGACCTCCGCGTCCTTCCAGCCGACCTCCAAGGATGAGGCAACCTCCTTCTCCGGTGCGTCCGGCACGGTGACCGTCGCTGAGGGCACTGACTACAACACGTGGTCCTTCGACGTCGATGCATCCAACTTCAAGGCTGACCAGTACTCGGTTACCGTCGAGTCCGTGGATGCCGATGTGACCCAGAGCGCCACCTTCAACGTGCTCGAGGCCCCGGCAACCACCACCGCTCCGGTGACCACCGCCCCGGTGACCACCGCTCCGGTGACCACCGCCCCGGTGACCACTGCCGCCACCACCCCGGTCACTCAGCCCGGCTTCGGTGCGCTGATCTCCCTGATCGGCCTCGGTGCAGTTGCAGTCCTGGTTATGCGCAGGAACTAA
- a CDS encoding NOP5/NOP56 family protein, whose product MERYWFGDVEGGTCTPPGKDPAAYVRRIEEMGPSLRRPDPETARICGVAADRAAYLSLLREVCMERARRAVAGALAGPDVELLQMVRTLDEADHVINLLLERAVEWQSVIDPGFTRKYRRGGKALTGRIRRSPSPGLRGVGAEIEALGEMRSRLAREVSRRADAVLPNTSALVGGLVAARLMAEAGGLSSLARMPAGAIQVLGARTAIFSHIRGAAPSPKHGIIFQHRRVHNAPKEVRGRVARVLAAKLAIAARIDHFRGEPDAGFLEGAQRRIDAAGGNP is encoded by the coding sequence ATGGAGCGCTACTGGTTTGGGGATGTCGAAGGAGGGACGTGCACGCCCCCCGGAAAGGATCCGGCAGCGTATGTGCGGCGGATAGAGGAGATGGGGCCGTCGCTCCGGCGACCAGACCCGGAGACGGCGCGGATCTGCGGGGTGGCGGCGGACCGCGCTGCCTATCTCTCCCTGCTCAGGGAGGTCTGCATGGAGCGCGCCCGCCGGGCGGTGGCCGGTGCGCTCGCCGGACCGGACGTCGAACTTCTCCAGATGGTGCGCACCCTCGACGAGGCCGACCACGTGATCAACCTCCTCCTCGAACGCGCCGTCGAATGGCAATCGGTGATCGATCCCGGCTTCACCCGCAAGTACCGGCGCGGCGGCAAGGCGCTGACCGGACGGATCCGGCGCAGCCCCTCCCCCGGACTGCGGGGGGTCGGGGCGGAGATCGAGGCCCTCGGGGAGATGCGCTCCCGTCTTGCCCGTGAGGTCTCCCGTCGGGCCGATGCGGTGCTCCCGAATACGAGCGCCCTGGTCGGCGGGCTGGTGGCGGCGCGCCTGATGGCCGAGGCGGGCGGCCTCTCCTCCCTGGCCCGCATGCCGGCCGGTGCCATCCAGGTGCTCGGTGCCCGTACCGCCATCTTTTCCCATATCCGCGGTGCGGCCCCCTCCCCCAAGCACGGGATCATCTTCCAGCACCGCCGGGTGCACAATGCGCCAAAGGAGGTGCGGGGACGTGTTGCCCGCGTGCTTGCGGCCAAACTCGCCATTGCGGCCAGAATCGATCATTTCCGGGGTGAACCGGATGCCGGCTTCCTTGAGGGGGCGCAGCGGCGCATCGATGCGGCGGGAGGCAATCCATGA
- a CDS encoding thymidylate synthase, translating to MRVIRAPTLARAHELVVKMILEKGYVLDTEEGEATVEFEETAITVENPFAEPMGSDRSRFGTRFLRSYADALLHGSEAIFEYDYHGRLYDWGQGLGMEGTEVHADQVAYIKQKLAASPESRRAVAVTWNPPVDESLRDCPCLQLVQCVVRDGALAMKVVFRSNDMLSAAGANMYALAHLQKEVADSLGLPCGPYTHISLVPHIYYIRDAADIPPFCKEGSEIRPIPEVCRACGRCPRSQGD from the coding sequence ATGAGAGTGATCCGGGCCCCCACGCTGGCGAGGGCGCATGAACTGGTGGTGAAGATGATCCTGGAGAAGGGATATGTACTCGACACCGAGGAGGGGGAGGCGACGGTGGAGTTCGAGGAGACGGCGATCACCGTCGAAAACCCCTTTGCCGAACCGATGGGAAGCGACCGCTCCCGCTTCGGCACACGCTTCCTCCGGTCCTATGCCGACGCCCTCCTCCATGGTTCGGAGGCGATCTTCGAGTACGACTACCACGGCAGACTCTATGACTGGGGCCAGGGCCTCGGGATGGAGGGCACCGAGGTCCACGCCGACCAGGTCGCATACATCAAACAGAAGCTGGCCGCCTCCCCGGAGAGTCGGCGCGCCGTCGCTGTCACCTGGAACCCGCCGGTGGACGAGAGCCTCCGGGACTGCCCCTGCCTCCAGCTCGTCCAGTGTGTCGTGCGGGACGGGGCGCTCGCCATGAAGGTGGTCTTCAGGAGCAACGATATGCTCAGCGCCGCCGGCGCCAACATGTATGCACTGGCCCATCTCCAGAAGGAGGTCGCCGACAGTCTCGGTCTCCCCTGCGGCCCGTACACCCACATCTCCCTGGTGCCACATATCTACTATATCAGGGATGCCGCCGACATCCCCCCGTTCTGCAAAGAAGGCTCTGAAATCCGGCCAATACCTGAAGTATGCCGGGCCTGCGGGCGCTGCCCCCGATCTCAGGGAGACTGA
- a CDS encoding RNA-guided pseudouridylation complex pseudouridine synthase subunit Cbf5, with translation MSERRLPGVPPAGLIVVDKPRGPSSHQVAAWVGDMLGVPVGHAGTLDPQVSGVLVVMTGPAVRLAPVLLREQKEYVCAMRLHGDADRTRIEETAATFVGRVYQRPPRRSAVKRTLRIRKIRDLEILDIEGRLVLFRVVCDAGTYIRSLCHHLGLAIGTGAHMQELRRTRSGSFTEDEAVSLHDIRDAAVATEGGDPAPLSRIILPPVRGIGDMPRIVVRDAAIDALCHGARLAGVGVVSRTKYRKGETVAVLSQKDELVCLGEALSASDAYAPGETGLVLAPRTVMMAPGTYPRGWRSRERPEPTTRA, from the coding sequence ATGTCTGAGCGCCGCCTGCCGGGCGTGCCGCCCGCCGGCCTGATCGTCGTCGACAAGCCGCGAGGACCGTCGAGCCATCAGGTCGCTGCATGGGTCGGCGATATGCTCGGCGTGCCGGTGGGGCATGCCGGTACCCTTGACCCGCAGGTTTCGGGCGTGCTCGTGGTCATGACCGGTCCGGCGGTCCGCCTCGCCCCGGTGCTCCTGCGCGAACAGAAGGAGTATGTCTGCGCCATGCGCCTCCACGGGGACGCCGATCGCACCCGGATCGAGGAGACCGCCGCCACCTTTGTTGGGCGGGTCTACCAGCGCCCGCCCCGCCGGAGCGCCGTGAAGCGGACGCTGCGGATCAGGAAGATCCGCGACCTTGAGATCCTGGACATCGAGGGGAGGCTGGTGCTCTTCCGCGTCGTCTGCGATGCAGGCACCTACATCAGGTCCCTCTGCCACCATCTCGGTCTGGCCATCGGAACCGGCGCCCATATGCAGGAGCTCCGCCGGACGCGCTCGGGGTCGTTCACCGAGGATGAGGCGGTCAGCCTCCATGATATCAGGGATGCCGCTGTCGCCACCGAGGGCGGGGATCCGGCGCCCCTCTCCCGGATCATCCTGCCGCCGGTGCGGGGGATCGGGGACATGCCCAGGATCGTGGTGCGTGATGCGGCGATCGACGCCCTCTGCCACGGGGCGCGCCTTGCCGGCGTGGGTGTGGTCTCCCGGACAAAGTACCGCAAAGGAGAGACGGTCGCCGTCCTCTCGCAAAAGGACGAACTTGTCTGTCTCGGCGAGGCGCTCTCTGCGAGCGATGCCTACGCACCGGGTGAGACCGGACTGGTGCTCGCCCCCCGGACGGTGATGATGGCGCCGGGCACCTATCCGCGGGGGTGGCGATCCAGAGAGCGACCGGAACCGACGACCCGGGCATGA
- a CDS encoding fibrillarin-like rRNA/tRNA 2'-O-methyltransferase: protein MIRIQGVLVSPGEGGVYGERTIGDYRVWDPYRSKCAALLLLGGEIDLTSSMRVLYLGAANGTTVSHVADYVEVVYAVEFAPRPMQDLLEVCRRRKNIIPIMDDAGRPDHYACMVEEVDLVYQDVAQPDQAGIALKNAIFLRPGGTLVLMLKTRSVDIRQSPQDVLDRTVEVLEAGGLSVREVRWLEPYHRDHAAIICEALK, encoded by the coding sequence ATGATCCGGATCCAGGGCGTGCTCGTATCCCCGGGTGAGGGGGGAGTCTACGGCGAGCGGACGATCGGGGACTACCGTGTCTGGGATCCCTACCGCTCGAAGTGCGCGGCGCTCCTCCTCCTCGGGGGGGAGATCGATCTCACCTCCTCGATGCGGGTGCTCTACCTGGGTGCGGCGAATGGCACCACCGTCTCCCATGTCGCCGACTACGTGGAGGTGGTGTATGCGGTGGAGTTCGCCCCGCGCCCGATGCAGGACCTGCTCGAGGTCTGCCGGCGCAGGAAAAACATCATCCCGATCATGGACGATGCGGGTCGCCCGGACCACTATGCCTGCATGGTGGAGGAGGTCGATCTCGTCTATCAGGACGTGGCCCAACCGGACCAGGCGGGGATCGCCCTGAAAAACGCCATTTTCCTGCGTCCGGGCGGCACCCTGGTGCTGATGCTCAAGACGCGCAGTGTCGATATCAGGCAGAGTCCGCAGGACGTGCTGGACAGGACGGTCGAGGTCCTTGAGGCCGGGGGGTTGTCAGTGCGGGAGGTGCGCTGGCTCGAGCCCTATCACCGTGATCATGCGGCGATCATCTGCGAAGCCCTGAAATAA
- a CDS encoding DUF1614 domain-containing protein produces MGRCVFNPFSLIMMAFLFVVLVILIPFLFLSVIGGAFAKLGFSTGTVLLLIVLTLIGSFVNLPLTTVKSGPVRMEKVYNPFYGWVYKIPEMAAETTVAINLGGALIPLLISLYLLAESVIVTGAYTVLVLSLVGVLIVTLVTNRVARPVPGLGIATPFFVPPLVALLVALVLALFAGGGDASIIAAPVIAYISGTLGTLIGADLLNLNRLGELGAPMVSIGGAGTFDGVFLTGVLAAFLA; encoded by the coding sequence ATGGGCAGATGCGTCTTCAACCCCTTCAGCCTCATCATGATGGCGTTCCTCTTCGTCGTCCTGGTGATCCTGATCCCCTTCCTCTTCCTGAGCGTCATCGGCGGGGCCTTTGCCAAACTCGGGTTTTCGACGGGGACGGTCCTTCTCCTGATCGTTCTTACCCTCATCGGGAGTTTTGTGAACCTCCCGCTGACGACGGTGAAGAGCGGGCCGGTGCGGATGGAGAAGGTCTACAACCCCTTCTACGGATGGGTGTATAAGATTCCCGAGATGGCGGCCGAGACCACGGTGGCGATCAACCTGGGCGGCGCCCTCATCCCGCTCCTGATCTCGCTCTACCTCCTGGCCGAGTCGGTGATCGTCACGGGGGCCTATACAGTGCTCGTCCTGTCGCTCGTCGGGGTGCTGATCGTCACCTTGGTCACCAACCGCGTGGCCCGTCCGGTGCCCGGACTCGGCATTGCCACGCCCTTCTTTGTGCCCCCGCTTGTGGCCCTCCTCGTTGCCCTGGTCCTCGCCCTGTTTGCCGGCGGGGGCGATGCCTCGATCATCGCCGCACCGGTCATCGCCTATATCTCAGGCACCCTGGGCACCCTCATCGGCGCTGACCTCCTGAATCTCAACCGTCTCGGCGAACTCGGGGCGCCGATGGTGAGCATCGGGGGAGCGGGCACCTTCGACGGCGTTTTCCTGACCGGCGTGCTCGCCGCATTCCTTGCCTGA